A stretch of DNA from Acidisarcina sp.:
AGGATATTTCTCATGGATCAGGCACAACAGCAACCCGCTCTCTTCCCCGTTGGCTTTGTAGCCCATGGCGCACCAACGCTGGCCATCGACCCGGAGCGCGGCGCTCCTTTCCGCAGTTGGGGCGCAGCGCTGCCACAACCAAAGGCGATCCTCGTTATCTCCGCTCACTTTGAGCGTGCGCCGTTGACGATTGGCGTAACCGAACAGGCACCGCTCGTCTATGACTTCAGCGGATTCCCGCCGGAGCTGTATTGCGTGCAGTACGCTGCACCCGGCGCTCCAGAGCTGGCCCAGCGAGTATTGGCGCTGCTCTCCGGCCATGAGATTCATGAGAGCAATCGCGGACTGGATCACGGCGTCTGGACACCCCTGGTCCACATGGCTCCCGCCGCGGATATCCCTGTCCTTGAAATCTCCATGCCCTACAACTACTCCCCGGCCCAGCTCTTCCAGGTGGGCCAGGCGCTGGCTCCGCTCCGCAAGGAGGGTATCTTCATTCTGGGCAGCGGCAATCTCGTCCACAACCTCAGGCTGGTAGATTTCTACGAGCTGAGCGGACCGCCGCCGTGGGCTCGCGAATTCGACGCATGGGTTCGC
This window harbors:
- a CDS encoding class III extradiol ring-cleavage dioxygenase, giving the protein MDQAQQQPALFPVGFVAHGAPTLAIDPERGAPFRSWGAALPQPKAILVISAHFERAPLTIGVTEQAPLVYDFSGFPPELYCVQYAAPGAPELAQRVLALLSGHEIHESNRGLDHGVWTPLVHMAPAADIPVLEISMPYNYSPAQLFQVGQALAPLRKEGIFILGSGNLVHNLRLVDFYELSGPPPWAREFDAWVREVLLRRDWDSLMQYPTLGPAIHIAHPTAEHLRPLLVAAGAAADDDVRFVLEGWEYGSLSRRTVQFG